The proteins below are encoded in one region of Clostridium estertheticum:
- the ilvB gene encoding biosynthetic-type acetolactate synthase large subunit, producing the protein MKAAEAIIKCLQEEKVKIVFGYPGVPVGPLYEALRKSDIEHILVRHEQAAGHSASGYARATRSIGVCIATSGPGAINLITGIATAYADSIPMIAITGQVRTDLIGKDVFQEADIIGATDSFTKNSYLVKDAKDIPRIMKEAFYIARTGRPGPVLVDIPLDIQNTEIEFEYPSEISIRGYKPTVNGNKRQIKKALEKIKSSWKPLICVGGGVMSAKAEQELIKFIEKSKIPMVHTLMGKDGIPSKYLYNVGLIGSHGFKYANKAVAEADVLILVGTRVADRATGGSKSFGKMADIIHIDVDPAEIGKNLSALIPVVGDCKKILQELTDGVTQIDTKMWMDQITTWKKEYVKIRETGAKVNPKYALELLSQMIEEDALITADVGQNQIWTSHYLDMVGNRRFLTSGGLGTMGYSIPASVGCKFAFPKRRVVAVMGDGSFQMSMSELGTIKQNHLNIIFLLFNNSNLGMVREYQSNVYKNTYGVSLCENPDFVKLVESYGLCGKRVNSNSELKGVLEEAMASNKAFLIECIVSEEESTL; encoded by the coding sequence ATGAAAGCTGCGGAAGCAATAATTAAGTGTTTACAAGAAGAAAAGGTGAAAATAGTGTTTGGTTATCCAGGGGTTCCAGTTGGTCCTTTATATGAAGCGTTAAGGAAGTCTGATATAGAACATATATTGGTAAGACATGAACAGGCGGCAGGACATAGTGCTAGTGGGTATGCTAGGGCAACAAGGTCTATAGGCGTATGTATTGCAACTTCAGGACCTGGTGCTATTAATCTTATAACGGGCATTGCAACTGCCTATGCAGACTCTATACCAATGATTGCAATAACTGGGCAAGTTAGAACAGACCTAATTGGAAAAGATGTTTTTCAAGAAGCGGATATAATTGGAGCAACAGACTCTTTCACAAAAAATAGTTATCTAGTTAAGGATGCAAAAGATATACCAAGAATAATGAAAGAGGCGTTTTATATAGCAAGAACTGGGAGACCAGGTCCGGTACTTGTTGATATACCACTAGATATTCAAAATACAGAAATTGAATTTGAATATCCAAGTGAAATTAGTATAAGAGGTTACAAACCTACTGTTAATGGAAATAAAAGGCAAATTAAAAAAGCATTAGAAAAGATTAAAAGTAGCTGGAAACCTCTTATTTGTGTGGGAGGGGGAGTCATGTCCGCCAAGGCTGAACAGGAATTAATAAAATTTATAGAAAAATCTAAGATTCCAATGGTACACACCTTAATGGGTAAGGATGGAATTCCATCAAAATATCTTTATAATGTTGGATTAATTGGGTCACATGGTTTTAAATATGCAAATAAAGCAGTAGCTGAGGCCGATGTTCTAATTCTTGTTGGTACAAGAGTTGCAGATAGAGCAACAGGGGGATCTAAGAGTTTTGGAAAAATGGCGGATATTATCCATATTGATGTTGATCCTGCAGAGATAGGTAAAAATCTTAGTGCTCTTATTCCAGTAGTTGGAGATTGTAAAAAAATATTACAAGAACTTACTGATGGAGTAACGCAAATCGATACAAAAATGTGGATGGATCAAATTACAACGTGGAAAAAAGAATATGTTAAAATTAGGGAAACTGGAGCAAAAGTAAATCCAAAATATGCTTTAGAGCTTTTATCACAAATGATAGAAGAAGATGCCTTGATTACTGCAGACGTAGGGCAAAATCAAATTTGGACCTCACATTATCTTGATATGGTTGGTAACAGAAGATTTTTAACTAGTGGGGGACTTGGAACAATGGGATATTCGATTCCGGCCTCAGTTGGCTGTAAGTTTGCTTTCCCAAAGAGACGTGTTGTTGCAGTAATGGGAGATGGAAGTTTTCAAATGAGTATGTCTGAGCTTGGAACTATAAAACAAAATCATTTAAATATAATATTCTTATTATTCAACAATTCAAATCTTGGTATGGTACGGGAGTATCAGAGCAATGTATATAAAAATACTTACGGTGTGAGTTTATGTGAAAATCCTGATTTTGTGAAGCTTGTAGAATCTTATGGACTTTGTGGAAAAAGAGTTAACTCTAATTCAGAATTAAAAGGAGTTCTTGAAGAAGCGATGGCAAGTAATAAAGCTTTTTTGATAGAATGTATTGTAAGCGAAGAAGAGAGTACCTTATAG
- a CDS encoding protein-glutamate methylesterase/protein-glutamine glutaminase: MSILKKIRVLVVDDSLLFRETIARGIGADRGIEVVGTAGDAFQARDKIIELEPDVMTLDVEMPKMNGIEFLKRLIPQYPIPVVVVSAVSDNVFDALNAGAVDFVTKINSINGSSKEVFINELIIKIKIASMAKVGNIKKDIINKRRTDKIRSRSGDTIIAIGASTGGTQAILEVVKGFPIDMPGILITQHMPPIFTKMYADRLNNLCLMDVKEAETGDIVLPGKILIAPGDRHMELMRRGNNYYVECSTGEKVNGHCPSVDVLFNSVAEKAGSAAIGVILTGMGYDGAKGLMKMKQRGAYTIGQDEKSSVVYGMPKVAYDIGGVIKQASLKNIPQLIYSIIENGR, encoded by the coding sequence ATGAGTATATTAAAAAAAATAAGGGTGTTAGTTGTCGATGATTCACTACTTTTTAGAGAAACGATAGCTAGAGGAATAGGTGCAGATAGGGGTATAGAAGTAGTTGGAACTGCAGGGGATGCATTCCAGGCAAGGGATAAAATAATAGAGCTTGAGCCGGATGTTATGACTTTAGATGTAGAGATGCCAAAGATGAATGGTATTGAATTTTTGAAAAGGCTTATACCTCAATATCCTATACCGGTTGTGGTAGTAAGTGCCGTAAGTGATAATGTTTTTGATGCTTTGAATGCTGGTGCAGTAGATTTTGTTACAAAAATTAATTCAATAAATGGTAGTAGCAAGGAAGTTTTTATAAATGAATTAATTATAAAAATAAAAATCGCTTCAATGGCTAAGGTGGGAAATATCAAAAAAGACATTATAAATAAGAGGCGTACTGATAAAATAAGATCAAGAAGCGGTGATACAATAATTGCTATTGGCGCATCTACAGGTGGAACACAAGCTATTCTTGAAGTAGTTAAGGGATTTCCTATAGATATGCCTGGTATTTTAATAACACAGCATATGCCTCCTATATTTACAAAAATGTATGCTGATAGGTTAAATAATCTTTGTCTAATGGATGTTAAGGAAGCTGAAACTGGTGATATCGTTCTTCCAGGGAAAATTCTTATTGCACCAGGAGATAGACATATGGAATTAATGCGTCGTGGAAATAATTATTACGTGGAATGCTCTACTGGCGAAAAGGTGAATGGACATTGCCCATCAGTAGATGTACTATTTAATTCAGTTGCAGAGAAAGCGGGAAGTGCGGCCATTGGAGTTATTCTAACGGGAATGGGCTATGATGGGGCAAAAGGTCTTATGAAAATGAAGCAAAGAGGGGCTTATACTATAGGTCAAGATGAAAAGTCAAGTGTTGTTTACGGAATGCCAAAGGTGGCCTATGACATTGGCGGGGTTATTAAACAGGCATCTTTAAAAAATATACCTCAGTTAATTTATTCAATTATAGAAAATGGAAGGTAA
- a CDS encoding CheR family methyltransferase — protein MIKLKESEFKELTGYMKANYGINLTEKKLLIEGRLSNMIIEKGFTNFSDYLKFVFNDPSGNEISLLINKLTTNHTYFMREVEHFNYFRDTVMHYLESTCKNKDLRIWSAGCSSGEEPYTLAMIITDYFGNQKPMWNTKVLATDISQKVLEVAQMGAYSRDAVDTIPKYWRLKYFSKVDDENYQISQEIKNEVIYRNFNLMTEVFPFKKKFHVIFCRNVMIYFEPKTKMELIKKFYDMTEIGGYLFLGHSESVNKNETNYKYIMPAVYRKG, from the coding sequence ATGATAAAATTAAAGGAAAGCGAATTTAAAGAACTTACAGGTTATATGAAAGCAAATTATGGAATCAATCTTACAGAAAAAAAGCTTCTTATAGAGGGTCGCCTTAGCAATATGATTATAGAAAAAGGATTTACTAATTTTTCGGATTACCTAAAATTCGTTTTTAATGATCCTTCAGGAAATGAAATTAGTCTACTTATAAACAAGTTAACTACCAATCATACTTATTTTATGAGAGAAGTCGAGCATTTTAATTATTTTAGGGATACTGTTATGCATTACTTAGAGTCAACTTGTAAAAATAAAGATTTAAGAATATGGAGCGCGGGATGTTCAAGTGGTGAGGAGCCATATACCCTAGCCATGATAATTACAGATTACTTTGGAAATCAAAAGCCTATGTGGAATACTAAAGTACTGGCTACAGATATATCCCAAAAGGTACTAGAAGTAGCGCAAATGGGTGCTTATTCAAGGGATGCTGTAGATACAATACCCAAATATTGGAGACTCAAATATTTTAGTAAAGTTGATGATGAAAATTATCAGATTAGCCAGGAAATAAAGAATGAAGTAATATATAGAAATTTTAATTTGATGACTGAGGTTTTTCCTTTTAAAAAAAAGTTCCATGTTATATTTTGTAGAAATGTAATGATATATTTTGAGCCAAAAACAAAGATGGAATTAATAAAGAAATTTTATGACATGACTGAAATAGGTGGTTATCTTTTTTTAGGTCATTCTGAATCCGTAAATAAAAATGAAACTAATTACAAATATATTATGCCAGCTGTTTACAGGAAAGGATAG
- a CDS encoding chemotaxis protein CheW produces MAEILEEIMETAEDTQKGKFLTFSVGKESYGIEIKFVTEIIGIQEITEVPELPDYVKGIINLRGKIIPVIDVRLRFRKEPKDYNDRTCIVVINIKETTVGLIVDNVAEVINIDDSNIVPPPQMKTGFHNRYVRGIGKVGNEVKLLLDCDKLLNDEELDKIVETV; encoded by the coding sequence ATGGCAGAAATTTTAGAAGAAATTATGGAAACAGCTGAGGATACTCAAAAAGGAAAATTTTTAACATTTTCTGTTGGTAAGGAGTCTTATGGTATTGAAATTAAGTTTGTAACAGAAATAATTGGCATACAGGAAATAACAGAGGTACCTGAATTACCTGATTATGTAAAGGGAATTATAAATCTTCGTGGAAAGATTATACCAGTTATTGATGTAAGACTTAGATTTAGAAAAGAGCCAAAAGATTATAATGATAGGACATGCATAGTTGTAATTAATATTAAGGAAACTACTGTTGGACTTATTGTGGATAATGTGGCTGAAGTAATTAATATAGATGATAGTAACATTGTTCCACCACCTCAAATGAAAACGGGTTTTCATAATCGTTATGTTAGGGGAATAGGGAAAGTAGGAAATGAAGTTAAGCTTTTGCTTGATTGTGATAAGTTACTTAATGATGAAGAATTAGATAAAATTGTTGAAACAGTATAA
- a CDS encoding chemotaxis protein CheA — MSDDGTTREPMLEIYLFEATQLMEQLEEISIECEKNKSIDTESINEIFRIMHTIKSSSAMMMFNNISVLAHSVEDLFYFIRENKAVNIDFESLFDLVLLGIDFIKGEVSKIDNDENADGCSEELVLKSSNLLSVMKEANIVTLGDVVPPLKEDTKCFINSYENQDSKVKQKYIARIFYEDGCEMENVRAYTVIHNLKDIASEMYYIPEDIIESNESVEIIRKNGFLVGFATSVEHEKVAEKLNEIIFLRDLELLQVEDYPEEIKKVKAKSIIQLEGPLENIEPFGDKEPIKIELIQIEPIQIEQVEKVDTNKEEVEHITKVAKQQSIISVNISKLDMLLDLVGEIVISEAMVTKNPDLEGLSLDNFNKASRQLRKLTNELQDVVMSIRMVPVSMTFHKMNRIVRDMSKKLDKNVELEIIGEETEVDKNIIDHISDPLMHLVRNSLDHGIEDKEERIASGKPPIGKIILEAKNAGGDVFIIVRDDGRGLDKSKIYEKAKLQGLVTRPEDELTDKEIFANILLPGFSTNESVTEYSGRGVGMDVVKKNIDSIGGSISIESVMGRGSIISIKIPLTLAIIDGLEVAVGISKYTIPITSIKESFKPKENEVIADSDGNEIIMIRGEAYPIYRLHRIFNINTKVTSSTNGIMVLIEDNTKSACLFVDSLIGEQQVVVKALPTYIKKAKGIAGCTILGDGNISLIIDVNGILDR; from the coding sequence ATGTCAGATGATGGAACAACTAGAGAACCAATGCTTGAAATATATCTTTTTGAAGCCACGCAACTAATGGAACAACTTGAGGAAATTAGTATTGAGTGTGAAAAAAATAAAAGCATTGATACAGAATCGATAAATGAAATTTTTAGAATAATGCATACAATAAAGAGTTCATCAGCTATGATGATGTTTAATAATATATCTGTTTTAGCACATTCAGTGGAGGATTTATTTTACTTTATTAGAGAAAATAAAGCAGTAAATATAGATTTTGAAAGCCTGTTTGATTTAGTGCTTTTAGGGATCGATTTTATAAAAGGTGAGGTTTCAAAAATTGATAATGATGAGAATGCTGACGGATGTAGTGAAGAATTAGTGCTGAAAAGTTCAAATCTTCTAAGTGTTATGAAAGAAGCTAATATTGTTACTTTGGGGGATGTAGTACCGCCGCTAAAGGAAGACACTAAATGTTTTATAAATTCTTATGAAAATCAAGATTCGAAGGTTAAACAGAAATATATTGCAAGAATCTTTTATGAAGATGGTTGTGAGATGGAAAATGTACGCGCATATACTGTAATTCATAATCTTAAGGATATAGCATCTGAGATGTACTACATTCCTGAAGATATAATAGAGAGTAATGAAAGTGTAGAAATTATTCGCAAAAATGGTTTTCTAGTAGGGTTTGCTACTTCGGTAGAGCATGAAAAAGTTGCAGAAAAACTAAATGAAATTATTTTCTTAAGAGATTTAGAACTACTTCAAGTGGAAGACTATCCAGAAGAAATTAAAAAGGTAAAGGCAAAAAGCATAATTCAACTTGAAGGACCTCTAGAGAATATAGAGCCTTTTGGGGATAAAGAACCTATTAAGATAGAACTTATTCAAATAGAACCTATTCAAATTGAACAAGTAGAGAAAGTAGATACAAATAAAGAAGAAGTTGAGCATATAACTAAAGTAGCAAAACAACAAAGTATAATAAGTGTAAATATTTCAAAATTGGATATGCTTTTAGATTTAGTGGGAGAAATTGTAATATCAGAGGCAATGGTTACAAAAAACCCGGATTTAGAGGGACTTTCCCTAGATAATTTTAACAAAGCTTCTAGGCAACTTAGAAAACTTACTAATGAATTACAAGATGTTGTAATGTCGATTAGAATGGTACCAGTATCTATGACTTTTCACAAAATGAATAGGATAGTAAGGGATATGAGTAAAAAGTTAGATAAAAATGTGGAACTTGAAATTATAGGTGAAGAGACTGAGGTAGATAAAAATATAATTGATCATATATCAGATCCACTTATGCATCTAGTCCGGAATTCATTAGATCATGGTATAGAAGACAAAGAGGAGAGAATAGCCTCTGGAAAACCTCCAATTGGAAAAATTATCTTGGAGGCGAAAAATGCTGGCGGGGATGTATTTATCATTGTCCGCGATGATGGACGTGGTCTTGATAAAAGCAAAATATATGAAAAGGCTAAACTTCAAGGATTAGTTACAAGACCTGAGGATGAACTAACCGATAAAGAAATTTTCGCGAATATTTTATTACCTGGATTTTCTACTAATGAAAGTGTTACAGAATACTCAGGGCGTGGAGTTGGAATGGATGTTGTTAAAAAAAACATTGATAGTATTGGCGGATCCATTTCAATTGAAAGTGTGATGGGACGTGGAAGTATAATATCAATTAAAATTCCTTTAACGCTCGCAATAATTGATGGACTTGAGGTAGCTGTTGGAATTTCTAAATATACAATACCTATTACATCCATCAAAGAGTCATTTAAGCCAAAAGAGAATGAAGTGATTGCCGATAGTGATGGAAATGAAATTATAATGATAAGAGGAGAAGCATACCCCATATATAGACTTCATCGAATATTTAACATAAATACAAAAGTGACATCATCAACTAATGGGATCATGGTTTTAATTGAGGATAATACAAAATCAGCATGTTTATTTGTAGATTCATTAATTGGAGAACAGCAGGTAGTAGTTAAGGCACTACCCACTTATATTAAGAAAGCTAAAGGAATTGCTGGATGTACAATCCTCGGCGATGGTAATATAAGCCTTATTATAGATGTAAATGGAATTTTAGATAGATAA
- a CDS encoding methyl-accepting chemotaxis protein, translated as MKWFYNMKLSKKLTLGFIIVAVLAGSIGIVGIFSLVATQKKSENIITNYGNSQGELGFISEAFQKTRTVVRDLIIETKDTNYKKYQDQIVVNDEIIVKYMAELKKTVQLPEELLSYNKLEKSISDYNTSRDKVTTLAINNKNAEAYILLKSEAGSLGEIAAKNIDDNIEQNLTIGSQLTKDAQMSSNRIIVILIIIVVLSVIASLLLGYFISRIIGNSIKKLLIAADNISEGNLNVEVDINTKDEVGDLAKSFEKIIVAIKLLTSDANILAESAIDGNLDTRADASKHSGDYRKIVEGVNNTLDAIINPINESRRVLSKMALNDHTLSMTGSYKGAMKDFAEDINSVHARISAVVKLLVEISVGDIKGLEGLISVGKRSENDELMPSMIVMMSTIQDLVAEAGLIADSARRGDLETRGDSSKFKGGYREVIDGFNRALDAMEDPINEAAGVLEKMANGDLAVNMNGNYQGSYLIIKDSLNHTLDAFNELLGSITDASDEVLSGSNQVSDGSQALSQGTTEQASSIEELTASITQVAAQTKQNAVNASQANELALNAKEGAVLGNSHMKELLKSMGDINESSSNISKIIKVIDDIAFQTNMLALNAAVEAARAGQHGKGFAVVAEEVRNLAARSTNAAKETADLIEGSIKKVEDGTKIANDTAESLDEIVVGVSKAATLVGEIAAASNEQATAIYQINKGIEQVSDVVQTNSATAEESAASSEELSSQASLLKSMVGKFNLKRGMTSNYNEVSLGSRKNQTHFKNKSFAYDEVAVAKNKPKISLSNEEFGKY; from the coding sequence ATGAAATGGTTTTATAATATGAAACTTAGTAAAAAATTAACACTTGGATTTATTATAGTTGCAGTACTTGCAGGTTCAATAGGTATTGTTGGTATTTTTAGTCTTGTGGCAACACAAAAAAAATCGGAAAATATCATAACTAATTATGGAAATTCACAAGGTGAATTAGGGTTTATATCTGAAGCATTTCAAAAAACTAGAACAGTCGTAAGGGATCTTATAATAGAAACTAAGGATACTAATTATAAAAAATATCAAGATCAAATAGTTGTAAATGATGAAATAATAGTGAAATATATGGCAGAGCTTAAAAAAACGGTGCAATTGCCAGAAGAACTTTTAAGTTATAATAAACTAGAAAAATCAATAAGTGATTATAACACTTCTCGGGATAAGGTTACAACATTAGCTATTAATAATAAAAATGCAGAAGCTTATATATTATTAAAGAGTGAAGCTGGATCACTCGGGGAAATAGCAGCAAAAAATATTGATGACAATATTGAGCAGAATTTAACAATTGGAAGTCAACTAACTAAGGATGCGCAAATGTCATCTAATCGAATAATAGTAATTCTTATTATTATTGTAGTATTGTCAGTAATTGCTTCGCTATTGCTTGGGTATTTTATATCAAGGATAATAGGAAATTCAATTAAAAAACTACTAATAGCTGCAGATAACATTTCAGAAGGTAACCTAAATGTAGAGGTAGATATAAATACCAAGGATGAAGTTGGAGATTTAGCAAAATCATTTGAAAAAATAATTGTAGCTATAAAGTTACTTACAAGTGATGCAAATATCTTAGCAGAGTCGGCAATAGATGGTAATCTTGACACAAGAGCTGATGCATCTAAACATAGTGGGGATTACCGAAAGATTGTAGAGGGTGTAAATAATACGCTTGACGCAATTATTAATCCAATAAATGAATCAAGAAGAGTACTATCAAAGATGGCATTAAATGACCATACTTTGAGTATGACGGGCTCTTATAAAGGCGCTATGAAAGACTTTGCAGAAGATATTAATTCTGTTCATGCTAGAATTTCAGCTGTAGTAAAATTGTTAGTGGAAATATCTGTGGGAGATATAAAAGGGCTTGAAGGACTTATAAGTGTTGGCAAAAGGTCTGAGAATGATGAATTAATGCCTTCAATGATAGTAATGATGTCAACAATTCAGGATCTTGTAGCAGAAGCAGGTCTGATAGCAGATTCAGCAAGGAGAGGTGATCTTGAGACAAGAGGGGATTCCTCAAAATTTAAGGGTGGATATCGTGAAGTTATAGATGGATTTAATAGGGCACTGGATGCTATGGAAGATCCAATTAATGAGGCTGCCGGGGTATTGGAAAAAATGGCAAATGGAGACTTAGCTGTTAATATGAATGGTAATTATCAAGGCAGCTATTTAATTATAAAGGATTCTTTGAACCATACTTTAGATGCTTTTAATGAACTATTAGGGAGCATTACTGACGCATCTGATGAAGTTTTATCTGGATCTAATCAAGTATCTGATGGTAGTCAGGCATTATCACAGGGAACCACAGAGCAAGCAAGCTCCATAGAAGAATTAACTGCTTCAATAACACAAGTAGCAGCTCAGACTAAGCAAAATGCAGTCAATGCTAGTCAAGCAAATGAACTGGCACTTAATGCTAAGGAAGGAGCAGTACTTGGAAATTCTCATATGAAAGAGCTACTTAAATCCATGGGGGATATAAATGAGTCATCCTCTAATATTTCAAAAATAATTAAAGTTATTGATGATATTGCTTTTCAAACTAATATGTTAGCACTAAATGCAGCAGTTGAAGCAGCAAGAGCAGGACAACATGGTAAAGGGTTTGCAGTTGTTGCCGAGGAAGTAAGAAATCTTGCAGCAAGAAGTACTAATGCAGCTAAGGAAACTGCAGACTTAATTGAAGGGTCTATTAAGAAAGTGGAGGATGGAACAAAAATTGCTAATGATACTGCAGAATCTCTTGATGAAATAGTTGTAGGGGTATCTAAGGCGGCTACTCTAGTTGGGGAAATAGCAGCGGCTTCAAATGAGCAAGCAACTGCGATATATCAGATAAATAAGGGCATAGAGCAAGTTTCAGATGTTGTTCAAACTAATTCAGCAACTGCAGAGGAAAGTGCTGCATCTAGTGAGGAGTTATCAAGCCAAGCTTCATTACTTAAGAGCATGGTAGGAAAATTTAATCTGAAAAGAGGAATGACTTCAAATTATAATGAAGTATCATTAGGATCACGAAAGAATCAAACTCATTTTAAAAATAAATCATTTGCTTATGATGAGGTGGCAGTAGCTAAAAATAAACCAAAAATATCATTGAGTAATGAAGAGTTTGGAAAATATTAA
- a CDS encoding response regulator, producing MKRVLITDDATFMRMSLKSMLEKCGFEIVGEAENGLVAIEKYKILKPDIITLDITMPIMDGLAALKNIKAFDKNAKVIMISAMGQESIVREAIISGAMGFVIKPFTQETITKAFSKF from the coding sequence ATGAAGAGAGTTTTAATTACAGATGATGCAACATTTATGAGGATGTCATTGAAAAGTATGCTTGAAAAGTGTGGATTCGAAATAGTTGGAGAGGCTGAAAATGGATTAGTAGCGATAGAAAAATATAAGATTCTTAAACCGGATATCATAACCCTTGATATTACAATGCCAATAATGGATGGGCTCGCTGCATTAAAAAATATAAAGGCATTTGATAAAAATGCTAAAGTTATTATGATTTCGGCTATGGGGCAAGAGTCGATTGTTAGAGAAGCTATAATTTCAGGTGCAATGGGGTTTGTAATAAAACCATTTACCCAAGAAACAATAACAAAAGCTTTTAGTAAATTCTAA